The Zingiber officinale cultivar Zhangliang chromosome 9A, Zo_v1.1, whole genome shotgun sequence genome window below encodes:
- the LOC122019142 gene encoding expansin-A3-like — translation MDIVNLVTFLILLTASATMMVGAQSQWAYDAHATFYGDMSGGETMKGACGYGDLNQQGYGLKTAALSTALFSDGAACGACYEIECVDSPKWCAPGRRVSITATNFCPPNPALPNDNGGWCNPPRKHFDLSMPMFVEITKDYHAGIVPVRYRRVPCFKIGGIRFELGGNPNFLMVLVFNVGGAGDVSSLEVKGSRTGWMGMVRNWGQKWDLPGQPQLVGQALSFRVTLSDRRSVVSDDVAPAQWQFGQTVEGKQF, via the exons ATGGATATAGTGAATCTAGTGACGTTTCTTATATTGTTAACTGCATCGGCGACAATGATGGTAGGAGCTCAAAGCCAATGGGCCTATGATGCCCATGCTACCTTCTATGGAGATATGTCGGGTGGCGAAACTATGA AGGGTGCGTGCGGGTACGGAGACCTAAACCAGCAGGGGTACGGTCTGAAGACGGCGGCGCTGAGCACGGCGCTGTTCAGCGACGGCGCGGCCTGCGGCGCGTGCTACGAGATCGAGTGCGTGGACTCGCCGAAGTGGTGCGCCCCGGGGCGCAGGGTCTCCATCACCGCCACCAACTTCTGCCCGCCCAACCCCGCTCTGCCCAACGACAACGGCGGGTGGTGCAACCCCCCGCGCAAGCACTTCGACCTCTCCATGCCCATGTTCGTGGAGATCACCAAGGACTACCACGCCGGCATCGTCCCAGTACGCTACCGCCGTGTCCCCTGCTTCAAGATCGGCGGCATCCGGTTCGAGCTGGGTGGGAACCCTAACTTCCTGATGGTGCTCGTGTTCAACGTCGGCGGCGCCGGCGACGTGAGTTCTCTAGAGGTGAAGGGGTCGCGGACGGGGTGGATGGGGATGGTGAGGAACTGGGGCCAGAAATGGGATCTGCCCGGCCAGCCGCAGCTCGTTGGCCAGGCCCTCTCATTCCGCGTCACTCTCAGCGACCGGAGGTCGGTGGTTTCCGACGACGTCGCGCCGGCGCAGTGGCAGTTCGGACAGACCGTCGAGGGCAAGCAGTTCTGA
- the LOC122018631 gene encoding uncharacterized protein LOC122018631, translating into MRKLCPNFDREDGLDTVLEVPIPEEMFGNVQGTGGSRWQNMSTWLKAQAFDKVSAAADAAAAASAVPHLFAGGANVALQLLLNVVGSPLIPCPVPVDRAFSRSIRDTSIQASTAKYIITQYIAATGGQAALTSVNSMYAVGKVRMTASEFHIGDQSVAAKGNGEIGGYVLWQKSPEVWYFELIMAGSKMSAGSDGQIAWRQSASEQSRPFRGPPRPLRRTFQGLDPRATANLFSDAVCIGEKIINGEECFILKLETNAANLKARSSATFDIIHHKIWGYFSQRTGLLMQLEDTHLLRMKAGRRGESIFWETSMESVIEDYRYVNGVNISHGGQTAVTLFRYGEGSVNHKRKMEESWTIEEIDFNLSGLSNDCFLPPANLKREQDGVDGHAHIAG; encoded by the exons ATGAGAAAGCTGTGTCCTAATTTCGACCGGGAGGATGGCCTGGACACAGTCCTGGAGGTCCCCATCCCGGAGGAGATGTTCGGGAACGTGCAGGGCACCGGTGGATCTCGGTGGCAGAACATGAGTACCTGGCTCAAGGCCCAGGCCTTCGACAAGGTCTCCGCCGCCGCCGATGCTGCTGCCGCTGCCTCCGCCGTTCCTCACCTCTTCGCCGGCGGGGCCAACGTCGCCCTTCAGCTGCTCCTCAACGTCGTCGGCTCCCCCCTTATCCCCTGCCCCGTCCCTGTCGACCGCGCCTTTAGCCGCTCCATCCGCGACACCTCCATC CAAGCGTCGACGGCGAAGTACATCATCACGCAGTACATCGCGGCGACGGGAGGACAGGCGGCGCTAACATCTGTGAACAGCATGTACGCGGTGGGTAAGGTTCGGATGACGGCGTCGGAGTTCCACATCGGTGACCAGAGCGTGGCGGCGAAGGGCAACGGCGAGATCGGCGGCTACGTGCTGTGGCAAAAGAGCCCCGAGGTGTGGTACTTCGAGCTCATCATGGCCGGATCCAAGATGAGCGCTGGCAGCGATGGCCAGATCGCCTGGCGCCAGTCCGCCTCCGAGCAGTCGCGCCCCTTCCGCGGCCCGCCGCGTCCCCTTCGTCGAACATTCCAG GGATTGGATCCTCGCGCGACGGCGAATCTCTTCTCCGACGCTGTGTGCATTGGCGAGAAGATCATCAACGGCGAGGAGTGCTTCATCCTGAAGCTGGAGACGAACGCGGCGAACCTGAAGGCCCGGAGCTCCGCCACCTTCGACATCATCCACCACAAGATTTGGGGGTACTTCAGCCAGCGCACGGGCCTGCTGATGCAGCTAGAGGACACCCACCTGCTCCGCATGAAGGCCGGACGGCGCGGCGAGAGCATCTTCTGGGAGACCAGCATGGAGTCGGTGATCGAGGACTACCGCTACGTCAACGGCGTCAACATCTCCCACGGCGGCCAAACCGCCGTCACGCTCTTCCGCTACGGCGAGGGCTCCGTCAACCACAAGAGAAAGATGGAGGAGTCGTGGACCATCGAGGAGATCGACTTCAATCTCTCCGGCCTCTCCAACGATTGCTTCCTCCCGCCGGCCAACCTCAAGAGGGAGCAGGACGGCGTCGACGGCCATGCCCATATTGCAGGATGA